One part of the Truepera radiovictrix DSM 17093 genome encodes these proteins:
- the ypfJ gene encoding KPN_02809 family neutral zinc metallopeptidase, whose amino-acid sequence MKWENRGLSKNVEDRRARRAGGAGVPLGVGGTLLLLALSLFLGTDLFSLLGVSSPLGTAAASWSVPGAEATDDERAHFMSAVLDESQAMWAAIFAENDLVYEDAVLVLYEGAITSGCGYAPASSGPFYCPLDGRVYLDLAFYDVLRDRYGAAGDFAQAYVLAHEVGHHVQNLLGTAAEVRQLQRAEPRYANRLSVALELQADCYAGVYGRSVAERGGLERGDLEEGLSAAAAVGDDRLQRQATGQVNTETFTHGSSAQRMRWFGRGFETGDPSACDTFSGVDL is encoded by the coding sequence ATGAAGTGGGAGAACCGAGGACTCAGCAAGAACGTCGAAGACCGCCGCGCTCGGCGCGCAGGGGGTGCGGGGGTGCCCTTGGGGGTCGGGGGGACGCTCTTGCTGCTCGCCTTGAGCCTTTTTCTCGGCACCGACCTCTTTAGCCTCTTGGGGGTGTCCTCGCCGCTCGGCACCGCGGCGGCGTCCTGGTCGGTGCCGGGGGCTGAGGCCACCGACGACGAGCGCGCGCACTTCATGTCGGCGGTGCTCGACGAGTCGCAGGCGATGTGGGCTGCTATCTTCGCGGAAAACGACCTCGTCTACGAGGACGCTGTGCTCGTGCTCTACGAAGGTGCAATCACCTCGGGCTGCGGGTACGCGCCCGCCTCCTCCGGGCCCTTCTACTGCCCTTTAGACGGCCGGGTCTACCTCGACCTCGCGTTTTACGACGTGCTGCGCGACCGCTACGGTGCGGCCGGCGACTTCGCGCAAGCGTACGTGCTCGCGCACGAGGTCGGCCACCACGTGCAGAACCTGTTGGGGACCGCCGCGGAGGTGCGGCAGCTGCAGCGGGCGGAGCCGCGCTACGCCAACCGCCTGTCGGTCGCCCTCGAGCTGCAAGCCGACTGCTACGCCGGCGTCTATGGCCGGTCGGTCGCCGAGCGCGGCGGTCTGGAACGCGGCGACCTCGAGGAGGGTCTAAGCGCGGCGGCGGCGGTCGGTGACGACCGTCTGCAGCGCCAGGCCACCGGGCAGGTGAATACGGAGACCTTTACCCACGGCTCCTCGGCGCAGCGCATGCGCTGGTTTGGGAGGGGCTTCGAGACGGGGGACCCGAGCGCGTGCGACACCTTTTCTGGGGTGGACCTCTAG